Part of the Chloroflexaceae bacterium genome is shown below.
CAGCGTCGAGCGTCGGGCACCCCGTGGCAAGCGCCGGCAGGCTGGCCGGCGACGGCAGCGCCGAGCCGCGGCGCGCTGCGCGCGCACCGTAGCGTCGTTGCAGGTCGGCGATCAGTATGTCGAGCATGGACGGAAGGCGTTCCATTCTTGCCCGGATTCCCTATGCCCTCGCCGGGGCACGGCCCTTCTCGAAGGTTCCTGAAGGGGAGCGCGGGGAAACCCGGTTCCCCGCGCTCCTGCTAGAGGGGAGGCAGGGGCGGTTTGCGAACCGCCCCTGCCGGGTTTTCCTGCCCCCCTGCCTGAAGGGAGGGTCTGGGAGAGCGAAGCCCTCCCAGGGACATCCTTTCGGTGCAGTGTATGGTACCGCACAAACGTTCTTATCAAGATGACAATTTGTTTACATTGCCGCGCATTTTCCGTACATCCACGGCGCGCCGTGCTGCGTAAAGATAGGCGGACAGGCAACCTCTTTAATCTACACGGCGCATTCGTTCGCAGGTGATTGCGTAATGCGCGCGCGGGCGCCCCCACCGGACCCCGACCCGGAGGCGCCAGGGGGAAAGACTCCCCGGTGTGGGTTAGCTTTGCTGTGTCCAAAAGTCGTTGCTATTGGCATGTAGGTGGTGCATCCGGCAAATAGCAATACAGGTGCGGGCGCTCAGGCCCGCGCTATCACCGGCAAGCTGCGCTGCCGCGCCTGGCAGGTTTTTGACGGATGCACCGGTAAGCGCATGGAGGAGCTCCTGATGAGTACACGTTCGATTCGCCGTGGCGTTCGCCCGATCATCCTGGCCTTGCTGGCCATGCTGGTCGCCCTGTCGCTCCTGCCCACGGCAGCGCAGGCTGCCCATGCCCCCGACGCCCCCGCCCGGCTCCGGGCGGTCCACGCGGTGCCCGATTTCGGCGCGGTGGATATCTACGTGAACGGCAACAAGGTTCTGGGCGATGTCACCTTCTTCACCGTCAGCCCCTACCTGGAAGTGCCCGAAGGGCGCTACAAGGTGCAGGTCATTCCGGCTGGCGAAAGCCTCTCCAACCCCAGTCTCTTCGTCATCAACCGCAGCTACTACCTCAAATCCGGCCGCGACTATACCCTGGTTGCGCGGGGGAGCGTCGCTTCAGGGCGCGTGGGGCCGACCCTGCTCCGTGACGACAACCGCGAACCGGCGGCCGGCAAGGCGCGCGTGCGCGCGGCCCACTTCTCGCCCGACGCGCCCGCGGTGGACATCTTCATCAATGGCGAGAAGGCCATTGAGCATCTGAGCTTCCGCCGCGCGACCGGCTATCTCGAAGTGCCCGCTGGAACCTACACTGTGGGCATCGCCCCCGCGGGCGGTACGGCGAGCAACATTATCTACACGGCTGACCTGACCCTCGAAGCCGGCAAGGTCTACACCGCCTGGGCCAACGGCCTGCTTGGCGGCGCCGGCGCGCAGGCTTTCAAGGTCACCCCCTCGGTGGATGCCGACTTCGCCCCCGTGGTCAAGCAGGCCCGCGTCCGCGCCATCCATGCCGTCCCCGATATCGCTGGCTCGCCGGTGGATGTGTACGCGAATGGCGTCAAGCTGGTCACGTTTGACTTCTTCGCGGTGACCGACTACCTCACCGTGCCTGCTGGCGACTATGATATTCGGGTCGTGCTCGCGGGCGGCAATCCGCAGACCGAGGCGGTCATTCAGGCCAACGTCACGGTGAAAGGCGGCAAAGACTACAGCATTATCGCCAGCGGTACGAACGGCGATTTCTGCGCCACGGTGCTCGAGGATGACAATACGCTCCCTGCGACCGGCAAGGCGCGCGTGCGCGCGGCCCACTTCTCGCCCGACGCGCCCGCGGTGGACATCTTCATCAATGGCGCGAGGGCTATCGAGAACCTGAGCTTCACCGAGGCCACCGGCTACCTGGAGGTGCCTGCCGGGACCTACGAGGTGGGCATCGCCCCCGCGGGCGGCAGCCCGATCTTCACCACCAGCCTGAGCCTTGAGGCCGGCAAGGTCTACACCGCCTGGGCCAACGGCCTGCTTGCCGGCACGGGCGCGAAGGCCTTCAAGGTCACCCCGTCCGTGGATGCAAAGGCCGAGTAACTACCTGAAGGGGTGTGGGGAAACCCGGTTTCCCCACACCCCTGCGCTCAACGAACGCTATAGTGACACCACACCCACGTAGATCAGGTTCTCGCTCTGGTTGGCGATGAACAATTCGTTGGTCACGGGGTTGAACGTCAGGCCCTCGACCCGCTCCGTGCCACCGCCGGGCGCAGTGATGGTCCCGCGCACCGCCAGCGTCACCGGATTGATCACCGTGATTATCCCTGCCGAGGAGTTCCCGCAGAAGAGGAAGCCGCGCCCGAAGGCCAGGGCGCGGCACTGGCCGCCTGGCGCCGGGAAGGAGCGCAGGACCGCGCCCGTTGCCGGGTTCAGCACGTGGATGTGAGTGATCGTCGAGTAGTAGAGCTGCCTGCCGTCGAAGGCCAGGCCCTCGCCGCGTCCGGCAGGCGCCGGGATGGATGCCACCTGCGCGCCGGTATAGGGGTTGATGCTGTTAATGCTGCCTGCCCCGGTGGTGACATTCGCCACGCGGATGTTAACGCCATCCCACTCCATGCTGCCTACCGTGTCGTTGTCCTCCGGATCGATCGCTCCCAGCACCGCGCCCGTGGAGGGATTGAGGTAATAGATCTTCTCCGAGAAGGGCTGCTGAGTCAGGAACAGCAGTGCCGGACGGATTCCCCCGCCGACGCGCAGACGCCGGGCATAGGCCAGGGCGCTACTCGAGCCGTTGTTCTTCTGCGGAAACTCAAAGCGGCGCACGAGCTGGAAGCCAATTGGCGGCAGGGGGGTGGCCGAGAGAGCCTTGAAGGCGTTGATGCGACCCTTGCCTAGCTTCCCGGCATAACCGGGGTTCTTGGCGTCAATGTTGTCGCACGTGCTCTCGATGATCGCCCGCACCTGGGCGTTGCTCAGAGTGGGGTTGCGCGACCAGATCAGCGCCGCCAGCCCTGCGACGTGTGGCGAGGCCATCGAGGTGCCGCTCAGATAGGCGTAGCTGTCGTCAGGGTAGGTGGAGTAGATGTTCACCCCTGGCGCCGATACGTCCACTTTCGTGCCGTAGTTCGAGAAAGAGGCCCGCACGTCGCGGTTGTCGGTGGCGGCGACGGCGATCACCTCGGGGTAAACCGCCGGGTACTGCGGAGTCACGTCAATATCCACATTGGCATTGCCCGCGGCAAAGCAGACCACCACCGAATTGCTCACGGCATTCTGAATGGCGTTGTGCACGCCGGCGTGGTCGCCGTTCATGCGCCAGCTACAGTTGATGACATAGCGGCGCGAGGGGTTAGCGACGGCGTGGCTGGCCACGAAGTTGATCGCGTCGGCACGGTTCTGGTTCATCCCCGCTGTCAGGTTGACGCGCAGGGGCATGATCCGGCAATTGGGAGCCACGCCGATCACCCCGGTCGTGTTATCCACTCCGGCGGCGGTGCCGGCCACGTGGGTGCCATGGCCGTCGGCGTCATCAGGCGAGGGGTCCGACCCGTCGGCGAAGTCCCAGTCTTCGGCGCCGCGCGGCAGGAAGTTCGCCGCCAGATCGGGGTGGTTCAGGTCGGCCCCGGTATCAATTACCGCGATAATTACATTCGGGTTGCCACGGGTGATGTCCCAGGCGTCAGGCGCGTCAATGTCGGCGTCGGCGGTTCCGGCCACGCCTTCGATTGTCTGTCCGGTATTGTGCAGGCCCCAGAGACGGGGAAAGTCGGGATCGTCAGGAAGGTACAGCGCGTCGTTAAAGCCCGCCTCGCTCGGCTCGGCGAAGGCCACCTCGGGCAGATCCGAGAAGGCGCGCAGGGTCTCGAAGAGGCCCTTGCCCTCGGGTACGGCCAGAGTATAGTAGCCTGGCGTCCGCTGCTCGACGAGGATGCGGCTGCCCTGGGCGGCGATGATACGCTTAGCTTCCTCCTTGCTTACGCCTTCGCGGAACTGCACAGTGAACTCGTCGGGGAGGAAGTAGCGCGTCAGGCCCTCTTCATCAATCATCACCGGGAGTGTGTTGGCGATGGCCGGCTGGGACTCCAGGCTCGCGCTGGCAGTGGTGAGATCCTGCCCTGCCGGCACACGGAAGACCGCGAACCCCCGTTCCAGATTCACCCCCTCACTGATGGACATGCCCGCCGCCGCCATCACGCTGGCGGCAACGTCGCCCTCCGCCGTCGGCTCGAAGGTGGCCATCAGTTCATCGGCCTTGGGCGAGAAGCGGATCTGCTTCCGCATGAACTTGTTTGTGTAGACGAACTCTCTCTCGGCCTTCACCTTCGGACGTGATGCGCTCATCGCACTCCTCCTGTTACGGTTCTGCACTTGCCAGCCGGCGCCTCAGGGAGACAGATGAGAGCCAGCAGATGCGAAGGTGGGAGGATGAGGGCAAGTCCGAGCACATCCGGTGCGGACCTGTAAACCGGATTATGTCAGATTCGGTTTACGGGCTTCACACTATGCTGTCGACTGTCCCCTTTGATGGCTGTGTATTACTGGTGACATGTAGAACGGATACGGGGATGGTTTTTTGAGGATTATCCGGTTAAGAACTGGTATTAACGCAACCCCTGGGCACGAAGATGAGCATCGAGCCAGGCGGCGCCATTGGGGCTGAGATCGGGTGGCGGCGGAGGTTGCCGGTAGTCAATCTCGAGGGTGTAGGAAAACCAGGTTTCCCCACACCCCTTTCCACAGGGAGGTTGCGGAATGATATCACCCCTTCAGGGCCTCCAGCAGCACCGCAAGGGTGTCGCGAGCGCAGCGCTCCCAGGTGAAGTTAGTTGCGCGCTCCAGCCCCCGGGCGCGCAGATGGTCGCGGAGCGCCGCGTCGGTGGCGAGGCGCCTGAGGGCGGCGGCAATGGCATCGGTGTCGCAGGGGTCCGTCAGCAAGGCGGCGTCGCCGGCCACTTCGGGCAGGGCCGAGGTAGTGGAGGTAAGCACGGGGGCGCCGCAGGCCATGGCTTCGAGCACGGGCATACCAAAGCCCTCGTAGAGCGAGGGAAACACAAAGGCCAGCGCCCCGCCGAGCAGCGCCGGCAGGTCGGCGTCGGGCACGTAGCCGGGAAAGCGCACGCGGTGGGCAAGGCCCAGCTCGGATGCGCGGCGCATGATCGGTTCGCTGAGCCAGCCGCGCCGCCCGGCGATGACCAGGAGGGTGTCATCAACCCTGGCGCGGGCGAAGGCCTCGATCAGTCGCGCCAGGTTCTTGCGCGGCTGGATGGCGCCGATATAGAGGAAGTAGGGCGCCTCAAGCCCGTAGCGCGCGCGCGTCGCAGCGATCTGCTCGGGGTCGTGTAGCGGGCGAAACATGCTGCTGAGGCCGTGGTGCACCACCGCGATGCGCTGCGGATCGGCCCCGTAGCGACGCACCAGGTCGTCTCTGGTGGCCTGCGAGATGGCAATGACCCGCCGGGCGGCGCGCAGGCACCAGCGGGTGCTCAGGTCCAGTTCCAGGCGCCGGCGGGCCGTGTGCGTCTCCGGGAAGGCCAGGTAGCCCAGGTCGTGAATGGTGACCACGCTCCGCGGCGGGTGCAGCAGGGGAACGACATGGGCTGGCACAAAGAGCAGGTCGGGCCGATCGCGCGTCAGGGCCGGGCCGAGGCGGGCGTGCGTCCAGAGCCGCGGTAGAGGTATACTGCGGAGGGTAAAGTTGGGGCCGAGGGGTGGCAGCGCCGGAGGCAGACCGTTGGTGTACAGCGTGTAGGCGTTCCAGCGGTCAATACGGGCCAGAGCGGCGAGCAGTTCATAGGTGTAACGCTCGGTGCCGGTGCGTTCAACGACGCTGATCCGGCTGGCATCAATGGCGATGCGTGGGGGCTGCATAGCCTCTATTGTAATACACTACGAGCCCCGCCCCCTTCTCCTCACGGAAACCAGACAGTGACACAACCTGGAGAGGTTGTGCTCAAGATTAAAAGACCTCCTATGCCTCGCGTCCTGATCCTGTACGCCTCCCTCGGCGCCGGCCATGGCAGCGCGGCCAACGCTCTGGCCGCGGCGCTTGCCCGTCTCGGCGCCGCGCCGCGGGTCGAAGATGCGCTGGAGTACGCCAGCAGCGTGGTGCGCGCCACCGTCACGCGCGCGCACCTCGAAATGGAACTGAGCGAACGGGGCCAGCAGTTCTATCGGGTGATCTACGAGCGCAGCAATGAGAACGACATCGCCACGGCCTTTCGCCAGAATCGCCTGCTGGGGCTGCTAACCCGGCCCTTTCTCGCCCGCCTGGAGCAACTGTTCGCTGAAGCGCGGCCGGATGCCGTGGTTTCGATGCATCCGATTGCCGGCTACATCCTGGCCCTGCGCCGGCAGCAGGGCCGCCTGAACGCGCCGCTGTACGTGGTGATCACCGACTTCCTGGCCCACAGTAGCTGGCTGGTCCCCGGCGTGCGGCGCTATTTTCTGGCCAGTGAGTTTACCCGCCGGACGCTGGAGCGGCGCGGCCTGGCGCCGGAGTTGTTAGAAGTGACGGGCATCCCCATCAACCCGGAGGTCGCCGAGCCAAAGCAGCGCGCCGAAGTGCGCGCCCGGCGCGATCTGCCCCCGGATCGGCCCGTCATCACCCTCTTTGGGGGCGGGATCGAAGCCCGGCGGGTGCGCCTGGTGGCCGAGGAATTGCTGGCGGGCGAAACGCCGGGCGTCCTGGTGACGGTCGCCGGGCGCAACGCAGAACTGAACGCTGCCCTGCGCGATCTGCGCGATGGCCCATTGATGCGTCTCAGACGCCTGGGGCGGATTGATTACGTGGACGACCTGCTCGTCGCCAGTGATGTGGTGATCACCAAAGCCGGCGGGCTGATCGTTAGCGAGGCGCTGGCCCGCCGCGCCCCGCTGGTGATTGTGGACCCCCTGCTCGGCCACGAGGAGTGGAACGCCGACTTCGTAACCGGCGTGGGCGCGGGCATCCAACTGCGCATGCCGGAGATGGCTGCGCGGGCCGCCCTGGTGCTCCTGCAACAGCCCGAACGCCTGGCGGCGATGCGCCAGCAGGCCGCCCGCGTCGGCTTCCCCGAGGCCGCGTTAACCATCGGGCGCAGGATCATCGAAGATCTTGGTCCAGCTTGAGAATGCGACAACCTTCACAACATTGACTGTTGGCAGAGAAACGGTTACGATAGAAGGTAACTCCATTATGGCGTAAAACTAGAATGTATGGAAAGGCGGGCAGAACAGGTTTCTGCGCGCCCTGGCTGCCGGGAACCGTGACAGCACGACCCTGCAGATCGCATCCCAGGAACGGTACGTTCTTCCTGCCCACAGGGAAGCATGGCGGCTTGTCTTCCAGATTGCACGCCAGGGAACCGCAGGTTTTCCACATCGCAGCTCAATGCAATAACGCTGGCGCCTCAACGTCGCAATGGCGGCTCGTGCGGTGGAGCAGAGCAAGCGTATGGCGCGACGGCATCGAGCACGCGTGGTCGGAGCAGGCAATCTCACCGCTTCAAACCGTCTTGTTGCCGGCCAGCGGTCACGGTTGGACATAGCGAGACGGTTGTTGACCCGGTTGGGTGATGCGGCATTGCCGGAAGCAGTGCTCCAACTGGGGTGTGAGATCCTGGGCGCGGATCGGGGCCTACTGCACCTCCCCCACCCACGGCACGGAATCGAACTCGTCGCGCGGTATCCTGACGATGCGACCCTGCACCCCGCAGATGCGCTCGACAGCCGGCGTCTGACCTGGCAGACGCTCCACAGTTCTCTCCCGCAGATCATTGACTGCGTCCACGATGACGAGGCGCGCTGGGAGTATTGTCACGGCGAGGACTGCCGACTGACTCTGAGTGCGCCGTTGCAGTGGGAGGGCCAGAATATCGCCGTCGTGCAACTCTCCTACGATGGCCGACGACCGGCAATCGAAACCACGCTGTTGAGCCTGGTGTACGAATACGCCGAACTGGCGGCCCTGGCGCTTGTGCAGCACGAGCGCCTTCGCGTCGCACCAGATCGACTGTCGGGCCAGACCGTTTGCTTAGCCGACGCCAATCAGCACGCTTTCGGGTCCGGCGTCTCAGCGGTGCTGGCAGCCGGTGAGGCGGAGCGTGCCAGGATCGCCCGCGATCTGCACGATGGCGCGCGACAGGCGCTCCTGGGCGCGCAGTTGCACCTCGAAGCCATGCGTGAAGCGTTGCAGCGCGGTGATACCAGGGCAATACAGGATCATCTCAGCCACGGGCGGACTGCGCTCAACACGGTCGAACAGGAGCTTGCACGCATTGTCCGCAATCTCCACCCGCCACGGCTGGATAAAGGCGATCTCTCGATTACGCTGACTGAATTGGCCAGACAGTGGACTGCCGCGACGCAGACGCTCACGCTCTGCACGGT
Proteins encoded:
- a CDS encoding DUF4397 domain-containing protein, translating into MSTRSIRRGVRPIILALLAMLVALSLLPTAAQAAHAPDAPARLRAVHAVPDFGAVDIYVNGNKVLGDVTFFTVSPYLEVPEGRYKVQVIPAGESLSNPSLFVINRSYYLKSGRDYTLVARGSVASGRVGPTLLRDDNREPAAGKARVRAAHFSPDAPAVDIFINGEKAIEHLSFRRATGYLEVPAGTYTVGIAPAGGTASNIIYTADLTLEAGKVYTAWANGLLGGAGAQAFKVTPSVDADFAPVVKQARVRAIHAVPDIAGSPVDVYANGVKLVTFDFFAVTDYLTVPAGDYDIRVVLAGGNPQTEAVIQANVTVKGGKDYSIIASGTNGDFCATVLEDDNTLPATGKARVRAAHFSPDAPAVDIFINGARAIENLSFTEATGYLEVPAGTYEVGIAPAGGSPIFTTSLSLEAGKVYTAWANGLLAGTGAKAFKVTPSVDAKAE
- a CDS encoding S8 family serine peptidase, with protein sequence MSASRPKVKAEREFVYTNKFMRKQIRFSPKADELMATFEPTAEGDVAASVMAAAGMSISEGVNLERGFAVFRVPAGQDLTTASASLESQPAIANTLPVMIDEEGLTRYFLPDEFTVQFREGVSKEEAKRIIAAQGSRILVEQRTPGYYTLAVPEGKGLFETLRAFSDLPEVAFAEPSEAGFNDALYLPDDPDFPRLWGLHNTGQTIEGVAGTADADIDAPDAWDITRGNPNVIIAVIDTGADLNHPDLAANFLPRGAEDWDFADGSDPSPDDADGHGTHVAGTAAGVDNTTGVIGVAPNCRIMPLRVNLTAGMNQNRADAINFVASHAVANPSRRYVINCSWRMNGDHAGVHNAIQNAVSNSVVVCFAAGNANVDIDVTPQYPAVYPEVIAVAATDNRDVRASFSNYGTKVDVSAPGVNIYSTYPDDSYAYLSGTSMASPHVAGLAALIWSRNPTLSNAQVRAIIESTCDNIDAKNPGYAGKLGKGRINAFKALSATPLPPIGFQLVRRFEFPQKNNGSSSALAYARRLRVGGGIRPALLFLTQQPFSEKIYYLNPSTGAVLGAIDPEDNDTVGSMEWDGVNIRVANVTTGAGSINSINPYTGAQVASIPAPAGRGEGLAFDGRQLYYSTITHIHVLNPATGAVLRSFPAPGGQCRALAFGRGFLFCGNSSAGIITVINPVTLAVRGTITAPGGGTERVEGLTFNPVTNELFIANQSENLIYVGVVSL
- a CDS encoding glycosyltransferase family 4 protein yields the protein MQPPRIAIDASRISVVERTGTERYTYELLAALARIDRWNAYTLYTNGLPPALPPLGPNFTLRSIPLPRLWTHARLGPALTRDRPDLLFVPAHVVPLLHPPRSVVTIHDLGYLAFPETHTARRRLELDLSTRWCLRAARRVIAISQATRDDLVRRYGADPQRIAVVHHGLSSMFRPLHDPEQIAATRARYGLEAPYFLYIGAIQPRKNLARLIEAFARARVDDTLLVIAGRRGWLSEPIMRRASELGLAHRVRFPGYVPDADLPALLGGALAFVFPSLYEGFGMPVLEAMACGAPVLTSTTSALPEVAGDAALLTDPCDTDAIAAALRRLATDAALRDHLRARGLERATNFTWERCARDTLAVLLEALKG
- a CDS encoding galactosyldiacylglycerol synthase, with the protein product MPRVLILYASLGAGHGSAANALAAALARLGAAPRVEDALEYASSVVRATVTRAHLEMELSERGQQFYRVIYERSNENDIATAFRQNRLLGLLTRPFLARLEQLFAEARPDAVVSMHPIAGYILALRRQQGRLNAPLYVVITDFLAHSSWLVPGVRRYFLASEFTRRTLERRGLAPELLEVTGIPINPEVAEPKQRAEVRARRDLPPDRPVITLFGGGIEARRVRLVAEELLAGETPGVLVTVAGRNAELNAALRDLRDGPLMRLRRLGRIDYVDDLLVASDVVITKAGGLIVSEALARRAPLVIVDPLLGHEEWNADFVTGVGAGIQLRMPEMAARAALVLLQQPERLAAMRQQAARVGFPEAALTIGRRIIEDLGPA
- a CDS encoding GAF domain-containing sensor histidine kinase translates to MTRLGDAALPEAVLQLGCEILGADRGLLHLPHPRHGIELVARYPDDATLHPADALDSRRLTWQTLHSSLPQIIDCVHDDEARWEYCHGEDCRLTLSAPLQWEGQNIAVVQLSYDGRRPAIETTLLSLVYEYAELAALALVQHERLRVAPDRLSGQTVCLADANQHAFGSGVSAVLAAGEAERARIARDLHDGARQALLGAQLHLEAMREALQRGDTRAIQDHLSHGRTALNTVEQELARIVRNLHPPRLDKGDLSITLTELARQWTAATQTLTLCTVDPCLPPLEATQAIALYRIVQEALANCSRHARASRVAISLHCDDKKHVTLVIDDDGRGGASPRGGAVGLLSMAQRAHAIGAEFLLDSPPGRGTRVVVRLPLEHRCPRQSAGGDA